From a single Arachis hypogaea cultivar Tifrunner unplaced genomic scaffold, arahy.Tifrunner.gnm2.J5K5 arahy.Tifrunner.gnm2.scaffold_54, whole genome shotgun sequence genomic region:
- the LOC114927213 gene encoding eukaryotic translation initiation factor 3 subunit H, which yields MANTMARSFLQVAATEEAAPPLRVVQMEGLVILKIIKHCKDHSPSLVTGQLLGLDVGSVLEVTNCFPFPMREEDEEIEADGANYQLEMMRCLREVNVDNNTVGWYQSTLLGSFQTVELIETFMNYQENIRRCVCIIYDPSRADQGVLALKALKLSDAFMELYRSNNFTGEKLREKNLSWVDIFEEIPIKVSNSALISAFMTELEPDSPVTQCDYDRLQLSTSSLMERNMEFLIECMDDLSLEQQKFQFYYRSLSRQQAQQQAWLQKRRVENMSRKAAGEDPLPEEDPSNPIFKPLPEPSRLESFLITNQISNYCNQINGVSGQSFNRLYLMKALHEE from the exons ATGGCTAACA CTATGGCTAGGTCGTTCCTCCAAGTGGCTGCTACCGAGGAGGCTGCTCCGCCTCTCAGAGTCGTCCAGATGGAAGGGCTG GTTATCCTGAAGATAATTAAGCATTGTAAGGACCACTCACCTTCTCTAGTCACTGGACAGCTTCTTGGGCTGGATGTTGGCAGTGTTCTTGAAGTTACTAACTGCTTTCCCTTTCCG ATGAGGGAGGAGGATGAAGAAATTGAAGCTGATGGTGCAAATTACCAGCTTGAGATGATGAGGTGCCTGAGGGAGGTGAATGTTGACAACAATACCGTTGGATG GTACCAATCTACATTGCTTGGCTCATTTCAGACTGTGGAACTGATTGAAACCTTCATGAATTACCAG GAGAATATTAGACGCTGTGTTTGCATAATATATGATCCATCAAGGGCTGATCAAGGTGTCCTAGCCCTTAAGGCCTTGAAGCTTTCTGATGCATTCATGGAACTCTATCGCAGCAACAATTTCACTGGAGAAAA GTTGAGGGAGAAGAACTTATCATGGGTGGATATCTTTGAGGAAATACCT ATCAAAGTTTCAAATTCTGCCCTTATAAGTGCTTTTATGACAGAACTGGAACCTGATTCTCCGGTTACCCAG TGTGATTATGATCGTCTTCAATTGTCAACCAGTTCATTAATGGAGAGGAACATGGAATTTTTGATTGAATGCATGGATGACTTGTCCCTAGAACAACAAAAG TTCCAATTCTACTATAGGAGCTTGTCGCGTCAGCAGGCTCAACAGCAAGCTTGGCTTCAGAAGAGAAG GGTGGAGAACATGTCACGTAAAGCTGCTGGAGAGGACCCTTTGCCTGAGGAAGATCCTTCAAACCCCATCTTCAAGCCACTCCCTGAACCATCACGGTTGGAGAGCTTCCTCATTACTAATCAAATTTCAAACTACTGCAACCAAATCAATGG GGTGTCAGGGCAGAGTTTTAACAGACTCTATTTGATGAAGGCTTTGCATGAGGAATGA
- the LOC112798097 gene encoding toMV resistance protein Tm-2(2)-like has product MAGSSSHFKYDVFLSFRGYTRLRFIDTLYHALINKRIVTFRDSEELRIGEELEGALLEAIERSRMSILVLCDEYPTSKWCLDELVKIMECSENGRKRPVLPVYYYVEKSDVQYQLNEYAKAMAAHKEKGRYNHKLEAWKSALSQVGKIYGQRCNQNTPWGKTIDKILEEVSKRLPPLPLYVDRPLGFESELEEAKSLLEIDSHATSFMVGIHGDGELSKFVAELYNKIRPHFVAGSFLSNVSEKTNENSGGLEDLQKTLLSEMGEEVKTKIGSTFKGSSEIRQRLGQKRVVLVLDDVDRIQQLNSLAGRIDWFGPGSRIIITTRYDNLLREHELNIGVEIRRHCIVGRQVEEDDADKGDIVGFMDDFSFVIEQLYDANNNVVSIIGMGGSGKTTLAQKIYKNKEVKDFFPCRGWSRVSKDYKPREVLLRLLHSLMKSTSTYENLEMEDLKKIVSNYLKGRKYLIVLDDMWEPEVWDDLRAAFPESNGSKILITSRNEEVANYTSSRPYKLPLLDKRESWELFCKKVFPGKECPFDLEPLGRSIVESCGGLPLAIVAIAGVVAKKKRSEREWQRVKECIHWHLTRDMTKVMDVLKLSYDSLSEELKPCFRYLGIYPEDFKIPTTELIQLWMAEGFMQESGLPNSPEPEVVGEEYLKELVDRNMVLVSRQRSDGGVKECLIHDLFRDLCIILSKADNFFEVCTGSNIHTLSNPHRLSLLCSEVSYMSSIKTNQSSTRSLFFFAGEDSSHDSLKYFQSVQVLHLGGQAWFLRIPSNFQAMIFLKYLKITITTLTSEVTEAPECIWSLSNLETMDTRGWQTSCIPKEFWKLKRLRHVYILSSDGASLPTEENGDDSRTKTIMWNLQILCGVDFDTPTAFLFREGRFSNLKKLTLWLNPEREKHSLWHELLFSLQHLISLHKLKLNCCPSNLSIHAKWFPLNLAKITLRAFGKMDCSSMKALGQFPNLKVLKLLGGTIPDPLDCVTGDFPKLQVFKMMQVPVQSWTLEKGAMPRLRYLLIWDCIGLCQLPEQLWSLTTLAKVRVTDPSEELRNSLQDVKVNHNCDLKLSHSIGIGLRRRMLKDTLKMSDTNS; this is encoded by the exons ATGGCAGGTTCATCATCACATTTCAAGTATGACGTTTTTCTGAGCTTTAGAGGCTACACAAGACTCAGATTCATAGACACTCTCTATCATGCTTTGATCAATAAAAGAATAGTGACGTTCAGAGACAGCGAGGAACTGAGGATAGGCGAGGAGCTGGAAGGTGCTCTTCTAGAAGCAATTGAAAGATCAAGGATGTCAATTCTTGTACTCTGTGATGAGTATCCAACTTCCAAGTGGTGCCTTGATGAACTCGTCAAGATCATGGAGTGTTCAGAGAATGGAAGGAAGCGACCGGTGTTACCAGTTTACTACTATGTGGAAAAATCAGATGTGCAGTACCAGCTCAATGAATATGCAAAAGCCATGGCTGCTcataaagaaaaaggaagatacaATCACAAGTTGGAAGCATGGAAGTCAGCTTTGTCTCAAGTAGGCAAGATTTATGGTCAACGCTGTAATCAGAATAC ACCATGGGGTAAGACTATTGACAAGATTCTTGAAGAGGTCTCAAAAAGACTTCCTCCCTTGCCTCTTTATGTTGATCGCCCACTTGGATTTGAATCTGAACTTGAAGAGGCAAAATCACTTCTAGAGATTGATTCTCATGCTACCAGTTTTATGGTGGGAATTCATGGAGATGGTGAACTAAGCAAATTTGTTGCAGAGCTTTATAACAAGATCAGGCCTCACTTTGTAGCTGGAAGTTTTCTTTCTAATGTCAGTGAGAAAACAAATGAAAACAGTGGTGGCCTAGAAGATCTACAAAAGACTCTTCTTTCTGAGATGGGAGAGGAGGTAAAGACTAAGATTGGAAGCACATTCAAAGGATCCTCTGAAATAAGACAAAGACTAGGCCAGAAAAGAGTTGTTCTAGTTTTGGATGATGTTGATAGAATCCAACAACTGAATTCATTAGCAGGAAGGATTGATTGGTTTGGTCCTGGTAGTAGGATCATTATAACAACAAGATATGACAATCTGCTACGCGAGCATGAgttaaatattggtgttgagattaGGAGACATTGCATTGTTGGTAGACAGGTTGAGGAAGATGATGCAGACAAAGGAGATATAGTGggattcatggatgacttcagcTTTGTAATTGAGCAGCTTTATGATGCAAACAATAATGTCGTCTCCATCATTGGCATGGGTGGGTCGGGTAAGACTACTCTTGCTCAAAAGATCTATAAGAACAAAGAGGTCAAGGATTTCTTTCCTTGCCGCGGATGGAGTCGTGTTTCCAAAGATTACAAGCCAAGGGAAGTATTGTTGAGGCTCCTCCACTCTTTGATGAAGTCCACATCTACATATGAAAATTTAGAAATGGAGGATCTAAAGAAGATAGTGAGCAATTACCTGAAAGGGAGAAAGTACTTGATAGTACTTGATGATATGTGGGAACCTGAAGTATGGGACGATCTAAGAGCAGCCTTTCCAGAAAGCAATGGCagcaaaattttaataactagtCGTAATGAAGAGGTGGCAAATTATACAAGCTCAAGACCCTACAAACTTCCACTCCTTGATAAAAGAGAAAGCTGGGAACTGTTTTGCAAGAAAGTGTTTCCGGGTAAAGAGTGCCCTTTTGATCTAGAACCTCTTGGTAGATCAATTGTTGAAAGTTGTGGAGGTTTGCCACTTGCTATTGTTGCCATTGctggggttgttgccaagaagaaaAGGTCAGAAAGAGAATGGCAGAGAGTTAAGGAGTGCATCCACTGGCATCTCACCAGGGACATGACCAAAGTCATGGATGTACTAAAACTTAGCTATGACAGCTTGTCTGAAGAACTGAAGCCATGCTTTCGATATCTTGGTATCTACCCTGAAGATTTTAAGATTCCTACTACAGAACTAATCCAATTATGGATGGCTGAAGGTTTCATGCAAGAAAGTGGATTACCAAATTCACCAGAACCAGAAGTTGTTGGTGAGGAATACTTAAAAGAGCTAGTGGATCGTAACATGGTACTTGTGTCAAGACAGAGGAGTGATGGGGGTGTGAAAGAATGCCTAATCCATGATCTCTTCCGTGACCTCTGCATAATATTGAGCAAAGCTGATAACTTTTTCGAGGTTTGCACTGGGTCCAATATCCATACTCTAAGCAACCCTCATAGATTGTCCTTGTTGTGCAGTGAAGTGTCTTACATGTCCTCAATCAAAACTAATCAATCAAGCACtcgttctttgttcttctttgcCGGAGAGGATTCTTCACATGATTCTTTAAAATACTTCCAATCAGTTCAAGTGCTACATTTGGGAGGACAAGCATGGTTTCTACGCATACCCAGTAATTTTCAGGCTATGATCTTCCTAAAGTACttgaaaataacaataactaCTTTAACTAGTGAAGTAACAGAAGCTCCTGAGTGTATATGGAGCCTTTCGAATTTAGAAACGATGGATACAAGAGGTTGGCAAACATCTTGCATTCCAAAAGAATTTTGGAAGCTCAAGCGATTAAGACATGTCTATATATTATCCTCAGATGGTGCAAGTCTACCAACAGAGGAGAATGGAGACGATAgcagaacaaaaacaataatgtgGAATCTTCAGATTCTCTGTGGAGTGGATTTTGATACACCAACAGCATTCCTATTCAGGGAGGGAAGATTTTCCAACTTGAAAAAGTTGACTTTATGGTTAAATCCTGAAAGGGAGAAACATAGTTTGTGGCATGAATTATTGTTCAGTTTGCAGCATCTGATCAGTCTTCATAAGCTGAAACTAAACTGCTGTCCTTCAAATCTTTCAATACATGCAAAATGGTTTCCTTTGAATCTTGCAAAGATTACCTTGAGAGCGTTTGGTAAGATGGACTGCAGTTCCATGAAGGCTCTAGGACAGTTTCCCAACCTCAAAGTTTTGAAACTATTAGGAGGTACCATTCCAGACCCTCTTGATTGTGTCACTGGGGATTTCCCTAAACTTCAAGTGTTCAAAATGATGCAAGTCCCAGTCCAAAGTTGGACTTTAGAGAAAGGTGCAATGCCTCGCCTTCGATATCTGTTAATATGGGACTGTATTGGATTGTGTCAGCTTCCAGAACAACTCTGGTCCTTGACAACCTTAGCGAAAGTGCGTGTCACTGATCCCTCTGAGGAATTGAGAAACAGCTTGCAAGATGTTAAGGTAAATCATAACTGTGATCTCAAACTATCACATTCCATTGGCATTGGGCTCAGGAGGAGAATGTTAAAAGACACGTTGAAAATGAGTGACACAAATTCATAA